The sequence GCAAATTAAAAGTTTTGTAAATAGTAAGTCACGCCGGAAGTTGTAATCGAATTAGTATGATTTACCATAACCATCAGCCGTATTTTCCTGAATAGTGCCTGATAAAATTTAGGTCAAGAGCTTTTTATCATAAAAAAACAGACTTTATTACAAGAATAGATTCCGGAGGAAATTAATAATGATGTTGGATATAAAAGAATCAAAAATTATCGGGTGTTATGAGCTTATCCCCAGAATTTTCAGTGACAACAGAGGAAGGTTTGTAAAGACGTTTCACGAGGAGGTTTTTGCTCAGGCAGGATTGGAAACTAATTTTGCTGAAGAATATTATTCTGTGTCACATAAAGGAGTGTTAAGGGGATTACATTTTCAGAAACCTCCCAGAGAGCATACAAAAGTAGTGTATTGTGTGCACGGCGAAGTTATGGATGTAGTTGTTGATTTGAGGGTTGGTTCCCCAACTTATGGGAAATATGACATATTTGACTTAAACTCAGATAAGGCAAATATGATTTACATTCCAAAAGGACTGGCTCATGGTTTTTATGTAAAAAGTAATCAGGCGATTCTTATCTACAAGGTCACTACAGTTTATTCACCCGAAAATGACACTGGTATCCGTTGGGATTCAGTAGGTATTCCGTGGCCAAATGATAATCCCATTATGTCAGAAAGAGATAGAATGCTGCCTGTATTTGAAGAAATGCAAAACATATTTACCTATTAAGATAATGAGACGGGATTTGTTTTTTATTTACATTGCACAAATTTGATTTTCATGGAGAGAATTGT comes from Acetivibrio thermocellus ATCC 27405 and encodes:
- the rfbC gene encoding dTDP-4-dehydrorhamnose 3,5-epimerase translates to MMLDIKESKIIGCYELIPRIFSDNRGRFVKTFHEEVFAQAGLETNFAEEYYSVSHKGVLRGLHFQKPPREHTKVVYCVHGEVMDVVVDLRVGSPTYGKYDIFDLNSDKANMIYIPKGLAHGFYVKSNQAILIYKVTTVYSPENDTGIRWDSVGIPWPNDNPIMSERDRMLPVFEEMQNIFTY